From Citricoccus sp. SGAir0253, a single genomic window includes:
- the rpsB gene encoding 30S ribosomal protein S2 — protein sequence MPVVTMRQLLDSGVHFGHQTRRWNPKMKRFIFTERNGIYIIDLQQSLSYIDRAFEFVKETVAHGGTILFVGTKKQGQEAIAEQATRVGMPYVNHRWLGGMLTNFSTVSKRVQRMKELEEIDFEDVAGSGHTKKELLLLQRELTKLEANLGGIRNMTKTPSAIWVVDTKKEHLAVDEAQKLGIPVVAILDTNCDPDEVTYPIPGNDDAIRSVNLLTRVIADAVAEGLIARNQGKSGSQAAEEPMAEWERELLEQHNAEQAEAADQSAPVTEAAAEQDVAAAGAVPAAATEVAQAAEGTEAPQAQ from the coding sequence ATGCCTGTCGTGACCATGCGCCAGCTGCTCGATTCCGGTGTCCACTTCGGACACCAGACCCGCCGCTGGAACCCCAAGATGAAGCGCTTCATCTTCACCGAGCGCAACGGCATCTACATCATCGACCTGCAGCAGTCCCTGTCCTACATCGACCGGGCCTTCGAGTTCGTCAAGGAGACGGTGGCCCACGGCGGCACCATCCTCTTCGTGGGCACCAAGAAGCAGGGCCAGGAGGCCATCGCCGAGCAGGCCACCCGCGTGGGCATGCCCTACGTGAACCACCGCTGGCTCGGCGGCATGCTGACCAACTTCTCCACCGTCTCCAAGCGCGTGCAGCGCATGAAGGAGCTCGAGGAGATCGACTTCGAGGACGTCGCCGGCTCCGGCCACACCAAGAAGGAGCTGCTGCTGCTGCAGCGCGAGCTGACCAAGCTCGAGGCCAACCTCGGCGGTATCCGCAACATGACCAAGACGCCGTCGGCGATCTGGGTCGTGGACACCAAGAAGGAGCACCTCGCCGTGGACGAGGCCCAGAAGCTGGGCATCCCGGTCGTCGCGATCCTGGACACCAACTGCGACCCGGACGAGGTCACCTACCCGATCCCGGGCAACGACGACGCCATCCGCTCCGTCAACCTGCTGACCCGCGTCATCGCCGACGCCGTGGCCGAGGGCCTCATCGCCCGCAACCAGGGCAAGTCCGGCTCCCAGGCCGCCGAGGAGCCCATGGCCGAGTGGGAGCGCGAGCTGCTCGAGCAGCACAACGCCGAGCAGGCCGAGGCCGCTGACCAGTCCGCCCCGGTCACCGAGGCCGCCGCCGAGCAGGACGTGGCCGCCGCCGGCGCCGTCCCCGCCGCCGCGACCGAGGTGGCCCAGGCCGCCGAGGGCACCGAGGCCCCGCAGGCCCAGTGA
- a CDS encoding M23 family metallopeptidase, protein MSPWLPRRTAVLLSLVLLLGPPVPDAAVADGSPAPAPVAGDRSAPSAWTAPVAPAAPPTVLRPFDPPASPWAAGHRGADWAARPGGAVLSPGPGTIRFAGPVAGRAVVTVAHQDGTLSSLEPVDLAEGLEVGDRVAAGDVLGTVQQGAAHCPRACVHWGVRVPDGWRTDGGTWDRYLDPLVLLGWSGPSVLWPVHGEPPG, encoded by the coding sequence ATGTCACCGTGGCTCCCCCGCCGGACGGCGGTCCTGCTGTCGCTCGTCCTCCTCCTCGGCCCTCCCGTGCCCGACGCCGCCGTGGCCGACGGGAGTCCCGCCCCGGCTCCCGTGGCCGGCGACCGGTCGGCCCCGTCCGCGTGGACCGCCCCCGTCGCGCCCGCCGCCCCGCCCACGGTGCTGCGCCCCTTCGACCCGCCGGCCAGCCCCTGGGCCGCCGGGCACCGCGGGGCCGACTGGGCCGCCCGCCCCGGCGGGGCGGTCCTCTCCCCCGGGCCGGGGACCATCCGCTTCGCGGGTCCGGTCGCCGGCCGCGCGGTGGTCACGGTCGCCCATCAGGACGGGACGCTCTCGAGCCTCGAGCCGGTCGACCTCGCCGAGGGCCTCGAGGTCGGGGACCGCGTGGCCGCCGGGGACGTGCTCGGCACGGTCCAGCAGGGGGCGGCGCACTGCCCGCGGGCCTGCGTGCACTGGGGCGTCCGGGTCCCCGACGGGTGGCGGACCGACGGCGGGACGTGGGACCGCTACCTGGATCCGCTGGTGCTGCTCGGCTGGTCCGGCCCGTCGGTGCTGTGGCCGGTGCACGGGGAGCCGCCGGGGTGA
- a CDS encoding glycosyltransferase produces the protein MDARYTRTDFHDGISRYGASLIEACAPLAELTMVISDEAQLRLLPAGLPWVRTTAPTSPAEPFIARQLNPFRPDVVFSPMQTMGSAGREYGLVLTLHDLIYYRHRTPPRDLPAPVRAMWRAFHLAYWPQRLVLDRADAVATVSETTRRLMRRHRLTSREIRLVGNAPQPVASPRDPAEAPERSLVYMGSFMDYKNVEAIVRSLALLDGYRLHLLSRITPDREAELLAVAAAAGVPARSLVFHRGTSDEEYARLLRRATALVTLSRSEGYGLPVAEAMAQGTPVVLSDLEIFREIGGPDGGAARFVPLGPEGPAAGTPADPSPAALAARVAELEDPAVFAAASRAAVAQAAAFSWDDSARALVRLAAEITVRRSRARGAGGPAHPGGSPCTGHSTDGPDQPSSTSGSR, from the coding sequence ATGGACGCCCGCTACACCCGGACCGACTTCCACGACGGCATCTCCCGCTACGGCGCCAGCCTCATCGAGGCCTGCGCGCCCCTGGCCGAGCTCACGATGGTGATCTCCGACGAGGCCCAGCTGCGCCTGCTGCCCGCCGGCCTGCCGTGGGTCCGGACGACCGCGCCGACCTCCCCGGCCGAGCCGTTCATCGCCCGCCAGCTGAACCCCTTCCGCCCGGACGTGGTGTTCTCGCCCATGCAGACGATGGGCTCGGCCGGCCGGGAGTACGGGCTGGTGCTGACGCTGCACGACCTCATCTACTACCGGCACCGCACCCCGCCGCGGGACCTGCCGGCCCCCGTGCGGGCGATGTGGCGCGCCTTCCACCTGGCCTACTGGCCCCAGCGCCTCGTGCTGGACCGGGCCGACGCCGTGGCGACCGTCTCCGAGACCACCCGCCGGCTCATGCGCCGGCACCGGCTCACCAGCCGCGAGATCCGCCTCGTCGGCAACGCCCCGCAGCCGGTCGCCTCGCCCCGTGACCCCGCCGAGGCCCCGGAGCGCTCGCTCGTCTACATGGGGTCCTTCATGGACTACAAGAACGTGGAGGCGATCGTCCGGTCCCTGGCCCTGCTGGACGGCTACCGCCTGCACCTGCTCTCCCGGATCACCCCGGACCGGGAGGCGGAACTGCTGGCGGTCGCGGCCGCGGCGGGCGTCCCGGCGCGGTCGCTGGTGTTCCACCGCGGGACGAGCGACGAGGAGTACGCCCGGCTGCTGCGCCGCGCCACCGCGCTCGTCACCCTCTCGCGCTCCGAGGGCTACGGGCTGCCCGTGGCGGAGGCGATGGCGCAGGGCACCCCCGTGGTGCTCTCCGACCTCGAGATCTTCCGGGAGATCGGCGGTCCCGACGGCGGCGCGGCCCGCTTCGTGCCGCTGGGCCCGGAGGGCCCCGCGGCCGGCACCCCCGCCGACCCGTCCCCGGCCGCCCTGGCCGCGCGCGTGGCCGAGCTCGAGGATCCCGCCGTGTTCGCGGCCGCCTCGCGTGCCGCCGTGGCGCAGGCCGCGGCGTTCTCGTGGGACGACTCCGCCCGGGCGCTCGTCCGCCTGGCCGCCGAGATCACGGTGCGCCGCTCCCGGGCCCGGGGTGCCGGGGGGCCGGCTCACCCCGGCGGCTCCCCGTGCACCGGCCACAGCACCGACGGGCCGGACCAGCCGAGCAGCACCAGCGGATCCAGGTAG
- a CDS encoding S-layer homology domain-containing protein: MSRALLPSVPPARRPRARRPFRASLAARALVPLLAAGTVLAGTGYAAPPAHAATYCGTRDFTDVPRGSTFYAAISWLTCEGITTGYQDGSFGVSRTITRAELATMLYRQVDPSHPRDGKQYFRDVRAGAYYTDAVNWMAQSGLSTGYADGTFRPTQSITRGEVSALLYRLSGSTYAGPATSPFRDIRRGDTFYAAATWMLAKGLVSGYADWTFRPDRPITRGETAKMLKNSNPYVAGRGDVSYSAVAPLPSAGTTPTWAVTAARWATAKANDARVSYEWGGNGPYEYDCSGFTIGAFGTAGKSLPRRAHDQYRAAKDYVPLSQVRVGDLVYWSNGSTVYHVAMYIGDGKIAHARNEQMGVAVTSLQYSPTNMLAVAGRY; the protein is encoded by the coding sequence ATGTCACGCGCCCTGCTCCCCTCCGTGCCCCCCGCCCGCCGCCCCCGCGCCCGGCGCCCGTTCCGGGCGAGCCTGGCGGCGCGGGCCCTCGTGCCGCTCCTCGCCGCGGGCACGGTCCTGGCCGGGACGGGGTACGCCGCCCCGCCGGCCCACGCGGCGACCTATTGCGGGACCCGGGACTTCACCGACGTCCCGCGCGGCTCGACGTTCTACGCCGCCATCTCGTGGCTCACCTGCGAGGGCATCACGACGGGCTACCAGGACGGATCCTTCGGGGTGTCCCGGACGATCACCCGGGCCGAGCTCGCAACCATGCTGTACCGGCAGGTCGATCCCTCGCACCCGCGCGACGGGAAGCAGTACTTCCGGGATGTCCGGGCGGGCGCCTACTACACGGATGCGGTGAACTGGATGGCGCAGTCGGGACTGTCGACGGGCTATGCCGACGGCACCTTCAGGCCCACGCAGTCGATCACGCGCGGGGAGGTCTCGGCCCTGCTGTACCGGCTCTCGGGGTCCACGTACGCCGGACCCGCCACCTCGCCGTTCCGGGACATCCGTCGCGGCGACACCTTCTACGCCGCGGCCACCTGGATGCTGGCCAAGGGCCTCGTGTCCGGCTACGCCGACTGGACCTTCCGCCCCGATCGGCCGATCACCCGCGGCGAGACCGCCAAGATGCTCAAGAACTCCAACCCCTACGTGGCCGGCCGCGGAGACGTCAGCTATTCGGCCGTGGCGCCGTTGCCGAGTGCGGGGACCACGCCGACCTGGGCGGTCACGGCCGCACGATGGGCCACGGCCAAGGCGAACGACGCACGCGTGAGCTACGAGTGGGGCGGCAACGGTCCCTACGAGTACGACTGCTCGGGCTTCACGATCGGCGCGTTCGGGACCGCCGGCAAGAGCCTGCCCCGCCGGGCCCACGACCAGTACCGGGCGGCCAAGGACTACGTCCCGCTCTCCCAGGTGCGGGTCGGCGACCTGGTGTACTGGTCCAACGGCTCCACCGTCTACCACGTGGCCATGTACATCGGGGACGGCAAGATCGCCCACGCCCGGAACGAGCAGATGGGGGTCGCGGTGACCTCGCTCCAGTACAGCCCGACCAACATGCTGGCCGTGGCGGGGCGGTACTGA
- a CDS encoding lipase maturation factor family protein — MEWWSATDSEWARQVVQRGVAALYLVAFWSTLNQFRALLGEHGLLPAPALLAAGRQRGPTVFSRWRYTDRRLVGVAVAGMVLAAALVAGLPQAGPPWVPLAVFLVLYGLYLSIVNIGQAFYGFGWEMLLLEAGIMAGLLGSDRSAPLLPVVVLIAWLVFRLEFGAGMIKMRGGPEWRDLTAMDYHHQTQPMPNPLSRQAHLKPRWWHRAEVIGNHVTQLGMPWLLFLPQPVASIGAAVIIVTQSWLVATGNYAWLNWATIVLACSALGDRVLHAVLPALPADLGTDAEPPLYWTVIVLVACAGIVVASVPAVRNLFSRRQLMNASFNRWQVGNAYGAFGSVTKVRIEVIVEGTEQGSVDEPPPEESWRAYGFRGKPGDLARRPRQFAPYHLRLDWMMWFLPLSGIHQRWFHALLAKLLVADPATLRLLRHDPFAGRPPALIRVRTFRYRYATRAERRATGAYWVRDMGRTEIWPVALRG; from the coding sequence GTGGAGTGGTGGTCCGCGACCGACTCGGAATGGGCCCGCCAGGTCGTGCAGCGCGGGGTGGCGGCCCTCTACCTCGTCGCGTTCTGGTCCACCCTGAACCAGTTCCGCGCCCTGCTCGGCGAGCACGGGCTGCTGCCGGCGCCCGCCCTGCTGGCCGCCGGCCGGCAGCGCGGCCCCACGGTCTTCAGCCGCTGGAGGTACACCGACCGCCGGCTCGTGGGGGTCGCCGTCGCCGGGATGGTGCTGGCCGCTGCGCTCGTGGCCGGGCTCCCGCAGGCCGGGCCGCCGTGGGTGCCCCTGGCGGTGTTCCTGGTGCTCTACGGGCTGTACCTGTCGATCGTGAACATCGGGCAGGCCTTCTACGGCTTCGGGTGGGAGATGCTGCTGCTCGAGGCCGGGATCATGGCCGGTCTGCTGGGCTCGGACCGGTCGGCGCCGCTGCTGCCGGTGGTCGTGCTGATCGCCTGGCTCGTGTTCCGGCTGGAGTTCGGCGCCGGGATGATCAAGATGCGCGGCGGGCCCGAATGGCGGGACCTGACCGCGATGGACTACCACCACCAGACCCAGCCGATGCCCAACCCGCTGAGCCGGCAGGCGCACCTCAAGCCCCGCTGGTGGCACCGTGCCGAGGTGATCGGCAACCACGTCACCCAGCTCGGGATGCCGTGGCTGCTGTTCCTGCCCCAGCCGGTGGCCTCGATCGGGGCGGCGGTGATCATCGTGACCCAGTCGTGGCTCGTGGCCACCGGCAACTACGCCTGGCTGAACTGGGCCACGATCGTCCTGGCCTGCTCCGCCCTGGGGGACCGGGTGCTGCACGCGGTGCTCCCCGCCCTGCCCGCGGACCTGGGCACCGATGCCGAGCCGCCGCTGTACTGGACGGTGATCGTGCTCGTGGCGTGCGCCGGGATCGTGGTGGCCTCCGTGCCGGCGGTGCGCAACCTGTTCTCCCGGCGCCAGCTGATGAACGCCTCGTTCAACCGCTGGCAGGTCGGCAATGCCTACGGCGCCTTCGGCTCGGTGACCAAGGTCCGCATCGAGGTGATCGTCGAGGGGACCGAGCAGGGCTCGGTGGACGAGCCGCCGCCCGAGGAGTCCTGGCGCGCCTACGGGTTCCGGGGCAAGCCGGGGGACCTCGCGCGCCGGCCCCGCCAGTTCGCCCCCTACCACCTGCGCCTGGACTGGATGATGTGGTTCCTGCCGCTGTCCGGGATCCACCAGCGCTGGTTCCACGCCCTGCTGGCCAAGCTGCTCGTGGCCGACCCCGCGACGCTGCGGCTGCTGCGCCACGACCCCTTCGCCGGCCGCCCCCCGGCGCTCATCCGGGTGCGGACGTTCCGGTACCGCTACGCCACGCGCGCCGAGCGCCGCGCCACGGGGGCCTACTGGGTCCGGGACATGGGCCGCACCGAGATCTGGCCGGTGGCCCTGCGGGGCTGA
- a CDS encoding glycosyltransferase has translation MTAAPDSPLRVLIAADTYPPDVNGASVFCFRLARALHARGHEVHVLAARNDAGPDTVQVTEEAIVHRLQSVRAFTHETYRMVFPWHASRSIGALLDELRPDVVHAQCHYMIGEAAINEAEKRRIRTIATNHFMPENLEPFLPFPQWFLDIVSRNSWRDMGRLMGKAAAVTTPTALAARTMAEHAGLDHVLPISNGIDSSAYELAPGETVERPDHPVVLFVGRLAVEKHVDVLIRAIGLLDPALCVHLEVVGDGEQRAPLRSLVDELGLGDRVHFLGHVTDAELHTAYLRADVFCQPGTAELQSLVSLEAMSASKPVVLADALALPHLVTDGDNGYLFAPGDPQDLAAKLTAVLCADPGERARMGRASHDRAVQHAQGRTIDLFEMLYRGATPEEVRALL, from the coding sequence GTGACTGCAGCACCCGACAGCCCGCTCAGAGTCCTCATCGCCGCAGACACCTACCCGCCGGACGTCAACGGGGCCTCGGTCTTCTGCTTCCGGCTGGCGAGGGCGCTGCACGCCCGCGGCCACGAGGTGCACGTGCTGGCGGCGCGCAACGACGCCGGGCCGGACACCGTGCAGGTCACCGAGGAGGCCATCGTCCACCGCCTGCAGTCGGTCCGGGCCTTCACCCACGAGACCTACCGGATGGTCTTCCCCTGGCACGCCAGCCGGTCGATCGGCGCCCTGCTGGACGAGCTGCGCCCGGACGTGGTCCACGCCCAGTGCCACTACATGATCGGCGAGGCGGCCATCAACGAGGCCGAGAAGCGACGCATCCGCACGATCGCCACCAACCACTTCATGCCGGAGAACCTCGAGCCGTTCCTGCCGTTCCCGCAGTGGTTCCTGGACATCGTCTCGAGGAACTCGTGGCGGGACATGGGCCGGCTCATGGGCAAGGCGGCCGCGGTCACCACGCCCACGGCGCTGGCGGCGCGGACCATGGCCGAGCATGCCGGGCTGGACCACGTCCTGCCGATCTCCAACGGCATCGACTCCTCGGCCTACGAGCTCGCCCCCGGGGAGACGGTCGAGCGCCCGGACCACCCGGTGGTGCTCTTCGTCGGCCGGCTGGCCGTGGAGAAGCACGTGGACGTGCTCATCCGTGCCATCGGCCTGCTGGACCCGGCGCTGTGCGTGCACCTGGAGGTCGTCGGCGACGGCGAGCAGCGTGCCCCCCTGCGCTCCCTCGTGGACGAACTGGGCCTGGGGGACCGGGTGCACTTCCTCGGCCACGTCACGGACGCCGAGCTGCACACGGCCTACCTGCGCGCCGACGTCTTCTGCCAGCCCGGGACCGCCGAGCTGCAGTCGCTGGTCTCCCTCGAGGCCATGAGCGCGTCCAAGCCGGTGGTGCTGGCCGACGCCCTGGCCCTGCCGCACCTGGTCACCGACGGGGACAACGGCTACCTGTTCGCCCCCGGCGACCCGCAGGACCTGGCCGCCAAGCTCACCGCCGTCCTGTGCGCGGACCCTGGGGAACGCGCCCGGATGGGCCGGGCCTCGCACGATCGCGCCGTCCAGCACGCCCAGGGCCGGACGATCGACCTGTTCGAGATGCTCTACCGCGGGGCCACCCCGGAGGAGGTGCGTGCCCTGCTCTGA
- a CDS encoding DMT family transporter, translated as MKWLSIAAALAGAFCLALGSERQAAGVRRTQQYRGLHRRRGILALLTSRAWLAGGLLMVLGMVLNVYALATAPLTVVQPIGALAVVITTVLHARIQRLRLNRTTVGAISACVAGSAAFVLLAIAATQENPAPTPGQERVTAVVAVVATVLCALAALVMIRRPSAFAYILGAGVLFGFVAVFVRLGSIHLLRGDAGGLAGVPWFHLGVIAAAGGLGVYFVQSAYHHGPPDLVVAGLTVVDPMVGVLTGIIVLGELLPGLPWWVGWCMAGAAAVATLGVIALSRHHPDVISRREQAQGEASAPDAGP; from the coding sequence ATGAAGTGGCTCTCGATCGCCGCCGCGCTGGCGGGGGCGTTCTGCCTGGCGCTCGGCAGCGAGCGGCAGGCCGCGGGGGTGCGCCGCACCCAGCAGTACAGGGGCCTGCACCGCCGGCGCGGGATCCTGGCGCTGCTGACCTCGCGCGCCTGGCTGGCGGGCGGGCTGCTCATGGTGCTGGGCATGGTCCTCAACGTCTACGCCCTCGCCACGGCACCGCTGACCGTGGTGCAGCCCATCGGCGCCCTGGCGGTCGTCATCACCACCGTGCTGCACGCCCGCATCCAGCGCCTGCGCCTGAACCGGACGACCGTCGGTGCCATCTCCGCGTGCGTGGCGGGGTCCGCCGCCTTCGTCCTGCTCGCCATCGCCGCCACGCAGGAGAACCCGGCCCCCACCCCGGGCCAGGAACGGGTGACCGCCGTGGTGGCCGTCGTCGCCACCGTCCTGTGCGCGCTGGCCGCGCTCGTGATGATCCGCCGTCCCAGCGCCTTCGCCTACATCCTCGGGGCGGGCGTGCTGTTCGGGTTCGTGGCCGTGTTCGTGCGGCTCGGCTCGATCCACCTGCTGCGGGGGGACGCCGGGGGCCTGGCGGGGGTCCCGTGGTTCCACCTGGGCGTCATCGCGGCGGCCGGGGGACTGGGGGTCTACTTCGTCCAGAGCGCCTACCACCACGGTCCGCCGGACCTCGTGGTGGCCGGGCTGACCGTGGTCGACCCGATGGTCGGGGTGCTCACCGGCATCATCGTCCTCGGTGAGCTGCTGCCGGGCCTGCCGTGGTGGGTGGGTTGGTGCATGGCCGGGGCGGCGGCCGTTGCTACGCTCGGGGTGATCGCCCTGTCGCGGCACCATCCCGACGTCATCAGCCGACGCGAGCAGGCCCAGGGCGAGGCCTCCGCTCCGGACGCCGGCCCCTAG
- a CDS encoding CDP-alcohol phosphatidyltransferase family protein, translating into MRLIGAGTRDDIDYVITDRVWTVPNVITILRFCLVPVFVWLVVSERYLGAFLVLAVLSSTDWVDGYVARRFNQVSTVGQWLDPVADRLSLVVVAVTLVATGIAPWWLVAALVVPDLVLGLTALVLFGGSPGLEVTVLGKVRTALLLLGTPVLLLARVPGPAAGPLGVVAYVLLAAGCIGHVLAAADYLVGCIRKHRGLRAAGLDPRDRTGRSRA; encoded by the coding sequence ATGCGATTGATCGGTGCCGGCACGCGGGATGACATCGACTACGTCATCACGGACCGGGTCTGGACCGTCCCGAACGTCATCACGATCCTGCGCTTCTGCCTGGTCCCGGTCTTCGTCTGGCTCGTCGTCTCCGAGCGCTACCTCGGCGCGTTCCTGGTCCTCGCGGTGCTCTCCAGCACCGACTGGGTGGACGGCTACGTCGCCCGGCGCTTCAACCAGGTCTCCACGGTCGGGCAGTGGCTCGACCCGGTGGCCGACCGGCTCTCGCTCGTCGTCGTGGCCGTCACCCTCGTGGCCACCGGGATCGCGCCGTGGTGGCTGGTGGCGGCGCTCGTGGTCCCGGACCTCGTGCTGGGCCTCACCGCCCTGGTGCTGTTCGGCGGCAGCCCCGGCCTCGAGGTGACCGTCCTGGGCAAGGTCCGCACCGCGCTGCTGCTGCTCGGCACGCCCGTGCTGCTGCTGGCGCGGGTCCCGGGCCCGGCCGCCGGGCCCCTGGGCGTCGTGGCGTACGTGCTGCTCGCGGCCGGCTGCATCGGCCACGTCCTGGCGGCCGCGGACTACCTGGTCGGCTGCATCCGCAAGCACCGCGGGCTGCGTGCCGCCGGCCTCGACCCGCGCGACCGGACCGGTCGGTCCCGGGCATGA
- a CDS encoding phage holin family protein has product MTELVSTGARLLPLQLKDELAMVKGQMTKKGVAVGIGAGLAVVGLVFLFIMVVSLIVAMIGGFAQDRPIWFAALMVALGALVVGLVFLGIGAMRIKAAMPLVPAETVQGVKYDLGYLKEGNAFDPAEFDRLEAQRAEEKRIAKAREQERRKAAEAEDKAARKRGEAPRHATVQEPTYAELRRRTQLRRQHLGDIRSGLDEKTDVKAQFSSFTAQFKGRPATGPDAQDPTSPTAPHHTGARAGQKAHETGEYVRERWQPLALLGAASTAFAVFARQLRK; this is encoded by the coding sequence TTGACCGAACTGGTCTCCACCGGCGCCCGCCTGCTGCCGCTCCAGCTCAAGGACGAGCTGGCCATGGTCAAGGGGCAGATGACGAAGAAGGGCGTGGCCGTCGGGATCGGCGCCGGCCTGGCCGTCGTCGGGCTCGTCTTCCTGTTCATCATGGTCGTCTCGCTCATCGTGGCCATGATCGGCGGCTTCGCCCAGGACCGGCCGATCTGGTTCGCCGCCCTCATGGTGGCCCTCGGTGCCCTCGTGGTGGGCCTCGTCTTCCTCGGCATCGGGGCGATGCGCATCAAGGCGGCCATGCCGCTCGTGCCGGCCGAGACCGTCCAGGGCGTCAAGTACGACCTCGGCTACCTCAAGGAGGGCAACGCCTTCGACCCGGCCGAGTTCGACCGCCTGGAGGCCCAGCGGGCCGAGGAGAAGCGCATCGCCAAGGCCCGCGAGCAGGAGCGCCGCAAGGCCGCCGAGGCCGAGGACAAGGCCGCCCGCAAGCGCGGCGAGGCTCCCCGGCACGCCACCGTCCAGGAGCCCACCTACGCGGAGCTGCGCCGCCGCACCCAGCTGCGCCGCCAGCACCTCGGGGACATCCGCTCCGGCCTGGACGAGAAGACGGACGTCAAGGCCCAGTTCTCCAGCTTCACCGCGCAGTTCAAGGGCCGTCCGGCCACGGGGCCGGACGCCCAGGACCCCACCTCGCCGACCGCGCCGCACCACACCGGCGCCCGCGCGGGCCAGAAGGCCCACGAGACCGGCGAGTACGTGCGCGAGCGGTGGCAGCCGTTGGCCCTGCTCGGCGCCGCGTCCACGGCCTTCGCCGTGTTCGCCCGCCAGCTGAGGAAGTAG
- a CDS encoding DUF1524 domain-containing protein, translating into MGSVRSTTVPAASLALVLALAGCTGTGPSAESTAPATAAPASSAAMGSPTAPSVGATPESSPESASGSTAGPAGGGPTPSSPAASTASASPSASPSETPSAAPTGDVASPGTALAALEGLPVKGRAPRTGYDRLQFGPAWADTDHDGCDTRNDILERDLREEAFRPGTHDCVVLSGVLDDPYTATEIHFLRGQDTSNDVQVDHVVALSDAWQKGAQALDTAERTEFANDPLNLLAVDGPANAQKGDSDAATWLPANTSFRCDYVARQVAVKARYALWVTAAEREAMAGVLAGCPGQSLPTGQTASRPYEITTHATRSPTPAPAGSTTPSLPEPDPAPTSAGSTGPEDAPAVPPSGTGEDADATDPRFGSCTKAKAAGYGPYVAGTDAEYAWYRDGDGDGITCE; encoded by the coding sequence ATGGGGTCCGTCCGCTCCACCACCGTCCCGGCCGCGTCCCTGGCGCTCGTGCTGGCCCTCGCCGGCTGCACCGGGACCGGCCCCTCCGCCGAGTCGACGGCCCCGGCCACCGCCGCTCCGGCCTCCTCGGCCGCGATGGGTTCCCCCACCGCGCCGTCCGTGGGCGCCACCCCGGAGTCCTCGCCGGAGTCGGCGTCGGGCTCGACGGCCGGGCCGGCCGGCGGGGGACCGACCCCCTCCTCGCCGGCCGCCTCCACCGCGTCGGCGAGCCCGTCCGCGTCCCCGTCGGAGACTCCCTCGGCGGCCCCCACGGGCGATGTCGCGTCACCGGGCACCGCCCTGGCCGCGCTGGAGGGGCTGCCGGTCAAGGGCCGGGCCCCGAGGACCGGCTACGACCGCCTGCAGTTCGGCCCGGCCTGGGCGGACACCGACCACGACGGCTGCGACACCCGCAACGACATCCTCGAGCGCGACCTGCGCGAGGAGGCCTTCCGCCCGGGCACCCACGACTGCGTGGTGCTCTCCGGCGTGCTCGACGACCCGTACACGGCCACGGAGATCCACTTCCTGCGCGGCCAGGACACCTCCAATGACGTGCAGGTGGACCACGTGGTCGCGCTGTCCGATGCGTGGCAGAAGGGCGCCCAGGCCCTGGACACGGCCGAGCGCACCGAGTTCGCCAACGACCCGCTGAACCTCCTCGCCGTGGACGGGCCGGCGAACGCGCAGAAGGGCGACTCCGACGCGGCCACGTGGCTGCCGGCCAACACGTCCTTCCGCTGCGACTACGTGGCCCGGCAGGTGGCCGTGAAGGCCCGGTACGCGCTGTGGGTCACCGCCGCCGAACGGGAGGCCATGGCGGGGGTGCTGGCCGGCTGCCCGGGCCAGTCGCTGCCCACCGGACAGACCGCCTCCCGCCCCTACGAGATCACCACCCACGCCACCCGGTCCCCCACCCCGGCACCCGCCGGGTCGACCACCCCGTCGCTCCCGGAGCCCGACCCCGCGCCCACCTCGGCGGGGTCCACCGGGCCGGAGGACGCCCCGGCGGTGCCCCCGTCCGGCACGGGCGAGGACGCGGACGCCACCGACCCGCGGTTCGGCAGCTGCACGAAGGCCAAGGCCGCCGGCTACGGACCGTACGTGGCCGGCACGGACGCGGAGTACGCGTGGTACCGGGACGGCGACGGCGACGGGATCACCTGCGAGTAG